In the genome of Aedes aegypti strain LVP_AGWG chromosome 2, AaegL5.0 Primary Assembly, whole genome shotgun sequence, the window cgcgcgacatgtttgatcctgccctcgtcgcccgcTCCCGCAGAAACAAGcaacaaggtcgaaggatcaaacactactcagttttgaaaaattatgagAATTGTCGAAGAAGGAGGGCTACTAAAACTATCGTATACAATCGAATGCCAAACAGAACTTGATGTCAGCAACATGAAATGTtggaaagctttcatttggttcGCATTATTTTATTCATTCATGACCGGAAACAGACAATTCAAACTGATTTTCTTCCCTTACCAGATTTCATTGCCTGACATTGATACTGATGTTGACAACTCGTAGATCTGATCCAGCTTCTTGTGGAGCTCCATGTTCTTGTTCATTATCTTGTCCGGGATTGTGTTGTTCCTGAGGATGACGTTGACCATGTTGATAATGTCCTGAGTTTTGTGATTCATGAGGAGGACGTTGTCCATGGTGTCCTTGTTCTGGGTTTTGTGAGCCTTGGTGAGGACGTTGTCCATTATGATACGGTAATGAGTTATGTGATTCGTGAGAAGGACCTTGTCCATGATGAACTTGTTCTGCGTTCTGTGATTCATGAGATGGTCCTTGCCCATGATGAACTTGTCCTGGGTTCTGGGGTTCCATAGGAGGGCGTTGTCCATGATGATCTTGTCTTGGGTTTTGTGATTCTTGAAGAGGACGATGTCCTGCGTTTTGTGCCTCCTGAGAAGGTCCTTGTGCATGATGATCTTGTCCGGGATTCTGTGAATCCCGAGGAGGACGTTGTCCatgatgattttgttgatggtTTTGTGATTCCTGAGGAGGACGTTCTCCATGGTGTTCTTGTCCTGGATTTTGTGGAGGACGTTGTTCATGTTCGTCGTGGACTTCGATTTCTCCATTATCTCCATGGTGCTGTT includes:
- the LOC110676001 gene encoding uncharacterized protein LOC110676001, whose product is MEYTRMRKVTRKIKSQRMKIPIKMKMQMAWISMPMKLRRILMKIASRIRKTNSKRTFHGMHNYHKIRRNYMINILRKIIQTMRANKIMMFDNTEKTNHHRYITARKNVISIEMIRNSTMEIMEKSKSTTNMNNVLHKIQDKNTMENVLLRNHKTINKIIMDNVLLGIHRIPDKIIMHKDLLRRHKTQDIVLFKNHKTQDKIIMDNALLWNPRTQDKFIMGKDHLMNHRTQNKFIMDKVLLTNHITHYRIIMDNVLTKAHKTQNKDTMDNVLLMNHKTQDIINMVNVILRNNTIPDKIMNKNMELHKKLDQIYELSTSVSMSGNEIW